ATATAGATTCTCTGTATCATTTAGAGGCGCTATAGGATCTCTGGAGCCTGCTAGTATCAAGATCTCCTTCCCAGCTAGGTTGGGCCTTACACCAAGATCTACTGGGAAGAATGGCCTCAGAAGTATCGCCCCTGCGAATGCCCCTGGTCTTAGGAGCATAGTGGCTATAGCTATGTTTGCACCGTTGGAATAGCCAATAGCTATGGCTCTAGCCCTCTTAAAATTATATTGATGGGATGCGATCTCTATGAAATCCGCTAGCTCCTCAGCCCTATATCTAAGATCCTCAAGATCATATACACCGGGAGCGATCCTTCTGAAGAACCTGGGCATACCATTCTCAAGAACCTTCCCCCTTGGGCTGAGGATCCCTGCATCAAGGTCTAATGACCTTGCAAGAGGCACTAGATCCTCCTCATCCCCTCCCGTGCCGTGGAGGAGAACAAGGATCCTATCCCCCTTAGACGGGGGTATATAGATAT
This is a stretch of genomic DNA from Sulfolobales archaeon. It encodes these proteins:
- a CDS encoding alpha/beta hydrolase — its product is MVQIIRGELLGFKHIYIPPSKGDRILVLLHGTGGDEEDLVPLARSLDLDAGILSPRGKVLENGMPRFFRRIAPGVYDLEDLRYRAEELADFIEIASHQYNFKRARAIAIGYSNGANIAIATMLLRPGAFAGAILLRPFFPVDLGVRPNLAGKEILILAGSRDPIAPLNDTENLYRMLISLGASVELRIVEAGHELSKRDIEAMRDWLPKAYSNIERNTTKPDLGSLADLY